In a genomic window of Amycolatopsis japonica:
- a CDS encoding tyrosine-protein phosphatase: MNTSRVVTWKGFYNTRDLGGLPTRSGCATRYGAFFRAADLRFVTDEGWSQARQSGLRTIVDLRNADEIRPATTKSPTALAGSGQFAAATARATTPNGFDRIEVPLDDIEDTEFWQHINKERLNGSPLYYRPFLERKASRCAAVITALAQCGPGGVLFHCGAGRDRTGLVTLLLLALADVRPEAIAADYDLSTEALKPLFALMGAEDQGPIIQSALADRGTTTQAAILSTLEGLDVERYLLAGGVSNTDLDGIRKRLLESRYD, encoded by the coding sequence ATGAACACGAGCAGAGTAGTGACCTGGAAAGGCTTCTACAACACCAGGGATCTTGGCGGCTTGCCGACCAGGTCGGGCTGTGCGACTCGCTACGGCGCCTTCTTCAGGGCAGCCGATCTTCGTTTCGTCACCGACGAAGGTTGGTCCCAGGCACGACAATCCGGTCTCCGGACCATTGTCGATCTGCGCAACGCCGACGAGATCCGGCCGGCGACGACAAAGTCCCCGACAGCGCTGGCGGGCTCCGGCCAGTTCGCCGCCGCCACCGCACGTGCGACCACACCGAACGGCTTCGACCGCATCGAAGTACCCCTCGACGACATCGAGGACACCGAGTTCTGGCAGCACATCAACAAGGAACGACTCAACGGCAGCCCGCTCTACTACCGTCCCTTCCTCGAACGGAAAGCCAGCCGATGCGCGGCCGTCATCACCGCGCTCGCCCAGTGCGGACCCGGCGGTGTCCTGTTCCACTGTGGCGCGGGCCGAGACCGCACCGGCCTGGTCACCCTCCTGCTGCTGGCGCTGGCCGACGTCCGCCCGGAGGCCATCGCAGCGGATTACGACCTGTCCACCGAGGCCCTGAAACCCTTGTTCGCCCTGATGGGCGCCGAGGACCAAGGACCGATCATCCAGTCCGCCCTCGCCGACCGCGGCACGACGACTCAAGCCGCCATCCTGAGCACCCTCGAGGGCCTTGACGTCGAGCGATATCTCCTCGCCGGCGGTGTCAGCAACACCGACCTCGACGGCATTCGCAAGAGACTTCTGGAATCACGCTACGACTAA